Proteins from a genomic interval of Salinarchaeum sp. Harcht-Bsk1:
- a CDS encoding type II secretion system F family protein, with product MTDGGVGEPSDAVNAAHAAAATEAEDATTDDVGLSVLDRALYALFSRHADSGRHDADRSTYRGTDVTTSFGVYVARLYGLSWIAFLAVVGLATVVVAALLPGQITTTQQALPTGGRGVAAVVLALPAGALAKRGSLRLGGRYLTMRAAARTSNIERTLPGAVRYLRVLSTGSDDLRGMLRKVARNDEAYGHTAVAFRTALNKATLTGSLGEGLRIVARDTPSRDTLAPFLLKFREHASQGQEELTSYLRMEARMLSHRQSRARERRQDFLELLAELFIVMLVLPALLVIVVSVLSVLSSGLSGTVSTPLGSITLRALVIYSSAVLVLLVGLGASMAVQSLRPPGQTRRYRRPDTMAETLATATTNPACTVVFAIPLAIWVGALLLFAGLSPLNAGLLAYAAGTIPVGVVSVRRSRIDDAKDREIKDFVHAVSGHVALGRPFSQAVAVVAKEVDLGPLDPDVADLAFNSRLTTHDGDLRTEALDRFVERVGTPLAEQTIGLVTGALDSGGDVEDVFDALQTEIGRLHHEKQALRSSMQVYVAVGWTTALLIVGITIAVNAYVIDGFTQLSAVSAADGSIGFSANAVDLDAMRFRFYVVTQCTLVSCGWFAGVANRGRYEGMLHSGLLVLLGYLIFRGVGMA from the coding sequence CTGACGGATGGCGGCGTCGGCGAGCCCTCCGACGCGGTCAACGCCGCCCACGCCGCCGCGGCGACTGAAGCCGAGGACGCCACCACCGACGACGTCGGCCTCTCCGTCCTCGACCGAGCGCTCTACGCTCTCTTCTCGCGACACGCAGACAGCGGCCGCCACGACGCGGACCGGTCGACTTACCGTGGCACGGATGTCACCACGAGCTTCGGCGTCTACGTCGCACGGCTCTATGGGCTCTCTTGGATCGCCTTCCTCGCAGTGGTCGGACTCGCGACGGTCGTCGTGGCCGCACTGCTGCCGGGCCAGATCACCACGACCCAGCAGGCGCTGCCGACGGGTGGCCGCGGAGTTGCGGCGGTGGTGCTCGCGCTGCCAGCCGGTGCGCTCGCCAAGCGCGGTTCGCTCCGGCTCGGCGGCCGGTACCTGACGATGCGCGCCGCGGCCCGCACCTCGAATATCGAGCGCACGCTGCCGGGCGCAGTGCGCTACCTCCGCGTGCTCTCCACGGGAAGCGACGACCTCCGTGGGATGCTCCGGAAGGTCGCGCGGAACGACGAGGCCTACGGCCACACCGCCGTCGCCTTCCGCACGGCACTCAACAAGGCGACGCTCACCGGAAGCCTCGGGGAGGGCCTGCGGATCGTCGCGCGAGACACGCCCTCCCGGGACACGCTCGCACCCTTCCTCCTCAAATTCCGCGAGCACGCTAGCCAGGGGCAGGAGGAGCTGACCTCCTACCTCCGGATGGAGGCGAGGATGCTCTCCCACCGCCAGTCGCGGGCCCGGGAACGCCGCCAGGACTTCCTCGAACTGCTCGCCGAACTGTTCATCGTGATGCTCGTGCTGCCGGCCCTCCTGGTGATCGTCGTTTCCGTACTGAGCGTGCTCTCCTCGGGTCTGTCGGGCACCGTCTCGACCCCGCTCGGCTCGATCACGCTCCGCGCGCTCGTCATCTACTCGAGCGCCGTCCTCGTTTTGCTCGTCGGTCTCGGCGCGTCGATGGCAGTCCAGAGTCTCCGCCCGCCCGGCCAGACCCGGCGATACCGCCGGCCCGACACGATGGCTGAGACGCTCGCGACCGCGACGACGAACCCCGCGTGCACGGTCGTCTTCGCGATCCCGCTGGCGATCTGGGTCGGCGCACTGCTCCTGTTCGCCGGCCTCAGTCCGCTCAACGCGGGCTTGCTCGCCTACGCCGCCGGTACGATCCCCGTGGGCGTCGTCTCGGTCCGTCGGTCGCGGATCGACGACGCGAAAGACCGGGAGATCAAGGACTTCGTGCACGCAGTCTCCGGTCACGTTGCATTGGGTCGACCCTTCTCACAGGCCGTCGCCGTGGTCGCGAAGGAGGTCGACCTCGGCCCGCTCGACCCCGACGTCGCCGACCTCGCCTTCAACTCCCGGCTCACCACCCACGACGGCGACCTCCGGACCGAGGCCCTCGATCGGTTCGTCGAGCGCGTCGGCACTCCGCTCGCCGAGCAGACCATCGGCCTGGTCACCGGCGCGCTCGACTCCGGCGGCGACGTCGAGGACGTGTTCGACGCCCTCCAGACGGAGATCGGCCGACTGCACCACGAGAAGCAGGCACTCCGATCCTCGATGCAGGTCTACGTCGCGGTGGGGTGGACGACGGCGCTGCTCATCGTCGGCATCACCATCGCCGTCAACGCGTACGTGATCGACGGCTTCACGCAGCTCTCGGCGGTCTCTGCGGCCGACGGCTCGATCGGGTTCTCCGCGAACGCTGTCGACCTCGACGCGATGCGGTTTCGGTTCTACGTCGTCACCCAGTGCACGCTCGTCTCCTGTGGCTGGTTCGCCGGCGTCGCGAATCGCGGGCGCTACGAGGGGATGCTCCACTCCGGGCTGCTCGTGCTGCTGGGGTACCTGATCTTCCGCGGGGTGGGGATGGCGTGA
- a CDS encoding type II/IV secretion system ATPase subunit yields MATTGSATTATANPAPPVPAPVPPDDPDAWYAPDVREQTELCPGVVATIEAVDESFAYRIREPALSPGDEERLATILDHFGDATLSRPLTREGTREQIAAGFDEKYRRAIERLVDATNEGLRRVGYYALRDLRCLGELTPLALDQSIEVADAAEDALIVHTEHYAPAVTDLPGDPDFLDRFVSERLDTYTVAFREFEIPVVVYQEHLIGSDAFTTKYAVREPDLLPGDEALVEECKTKVWETNVDGVVEDRGAFVRERARLVLSRLLTARNTRAWFDATRYRVRSALATYDLAIPPIDDRFAEDRLEDLVYYVLRDYVGEGKLTIPIRDVHLEDIEANRVGERVKVVPRSTVSHDRRMPTNLVFEDETAFVNVVRQLAAADGVELNAANPSAKVNLAPEGVDDDVTIRCAVALPVISEDGPHVSIRKQAPEALTPVDLMAADSISPELVALLWQLYEHRCVVLFSGPTGAGKTTLMNAHMPFVRFEDRPISIDEGSREVRLPHETGVSLTTRDHEDDYKRVTMADLMTECNYLNPDIEVIAEINTPASFETFGETLNTGHGLVGTTHAEDVEKLVNRVVEQGLPPYLLREIDLVAFPKHVDGERYVGEVIEFLGPSEYVQVGGVCGAIEKGGSTIYWNRVAERDPTGTFHLNYDHPELPTDERASADLAPGERLERSAFDPPDNEAAVAEETDAATGAAGTASDATDPAPSCDMRVFHRIADRTDRPVQTVEAEFHRKLRYVRYLQREGLDDFEELFAFVADLETNEAATVERLRRRGVS; encoded by the coding sequence ATGGCAACCACGGGATCGGCGACGACCGCCACAGCGAATCCAGCGCCACCCGTCCCGGCACCCGTCCCGCCGGACGATCCCGACGCGTGGTACGCGCCGGACGTGCGCGAGCAGACCGAACTGTGCCCCGGCGTCGTCGCCACGATCGAGGCGGTCGACGAGAGCTTCGCCTACCGGATTCGCGAGCCTGCGCTCTCGCCGGGCGACGAGGAGCGCCTCGCGACGATCCTCGACCACTTCGGCGACGCGACGCTCTCCCGGCCGCTCACGCGGGAGGGCACCCGCGAGCAGATCGCCGCTGGGTTCGACGAGAAGTACCGGCGCGCGATCGAGCGCCTCGTGGACGCGACGAACGAGGGGCTGCGACGCGTCGGCTACTACGCTCTCCGGGATCTGCGTTGTCTCGGCGAACTCACGCCGCTCGCGCTCGACCAGTCCATCGAGGTCGCCGACGCCGCGGAGGACGCACTGATCGTCCACACCGAACACTACGCCCCTGCGGTCACGGACCTGCCCGGCGATCCCGACTTCCTCGACCGGTTCGTCTCCGAGCGGCTGGACACGTACACCGTCGCCTTCCGCGAGTTCGAGATCCCGGTCGTCGTCTACCAGGAGCACCTCATCGGTTCGGACGCGTTCACGACGAAGTACGCCGTCCGGGAGCCGGACCTCTTGCCCGGCGACGAGGCGCTCGTCGAGGAGTGCAAGACGAAGGTCTGGGAGACGAACGTCGACGGCGTCGTCGAGGACCGTGGCGCCTTCGTCCGGGAGCGCGCCCGGCTCGTCCTCTCCCGCCTGCTCACCGCCAGAAACACGCGAGCCTGGTTCGACGCCACCCGCTATCGGGTCCGCTCGGCGCTCGCGACCTACGACCTCGCGATCCCGCCGATCGACGATCGCTTCGCCGAGGACCGCCTCGAGGACCTCGTCTACTACGTCCTCCGGGACTACGTCGGCGAGGGGAAACTGACGATCCCGATCCGGGACGTGCATTTGGAGGACATCGAGGCCAATCGCGTCGGCGAGCGCGTGAAGGTGGTCCCACGTTCGACCGTCTCGCACGACCGCCGGATGCCGACGAACCTCGTGTTCGAGGACGAGACGGCGTTCGTCAACGTCGTTCGCCAGCTCGCCGCCGCCGACGGCGTCGAACTCAACGCCGCGAACCCGAGCGCGAAGGTCAACCTCGCGCCGGAGGGCGTGGACGACGACGTGACGATCCGGTGTGCCGTGGCCCTGCCGGTCATCAGCGAGGACGGGCCGCACGTCTCGATCCGGAAGCAGGCACCCGAAGCCCTGACCCCGGTCGACCTCATGGCCGCCGATTCGATCTCGCCCGAACTCGTCGCCCTGCTCTGGCAGCTCTACGAGCACCGCTGCGTCGTGCTGTTTTCCGGGCCGACCGGCGCCGGGAAGACGACGCTGATGAACGCGCACATGCCGTTCGTCCGCTTCGAGGACCGCCCGATCTCGATCGACGAGGGATCCCGCGAGGTCCGCCTCCCTCACGAGACCGGCGTCTCGCTCACCACGCGCGACCACGAGGACGACTACAAGCGCGTCACGATGGCGGACCTCATGACCGAATGCAACTACCTCAATCCGGACATCGAGGTCATCGCCGAGATCAACACGCCCGCCTCCTTCGAGACCTTCGGCGAGACGCTCAACACCGGGCACGGCCTCGTCGGGACCACCCACGCCGAGGACGTCGAGAAGCTCGTCAACCGCGTCGTCGAACAGGGGCTTCCGCCCTATCTCCTCCGGGAGATCGACCTCGTCGCCTTCCCGAAACACGTCGACGGCGAGCGCTACGTCGGCGAGGTGATCGAGTTCCTGGGGCCGTCGGAGTACGTGCAGGTCGGTGGCGTCTGCGGCGCCATCGAGAAGGGCGGCTCGACGATCTACTGGAACAGGGTCGCCGAACGCGATCCGACGGGCACGTTCCACCTCAACTACGATCATCCGGAGCTACCGACGGACGAGCGGGCGTCCGCCGACCTGGCGCCGGGGGAACGTCTCGAACGCTCGGCGTTCGATCCTCCCGACAACGAGGCGGCGGTCGCCGAGGAAACGGACGCAGCGACTGGGGCGGCGGGCACCGCTTCCGACGCCACCGATCCCGCTCCGAGCTGTGACATGCGCGTCTTCCACCGGATCGCCGACCGGACGGATCGCCCCGTCCAGACCGTCGAAGCGGAGTTCCACCGCAAGCTCCGCTACGTGCGCTACCTCCAGCGCGAGGGCCTGGACGACTTCGAGGAGCTGTTCGCGTTCGTCGCAGACCTCGAGACGAACGAGGCCGCGACCGTCGAGCGGCTCCGGCGGCGGGGTGTATCGTGA